In the Anguilla anguilla isolate fAngAng1 chromosome 7, fAngAng1.pri, whole genome shotgun sequence genome, one interval contains:
- the ccdc87 gene encoding coiled-coil domain-containing protein 87 isoform X2 has product MSELGLIWHDLIALGSDPSLSQEENEQLHSQIFSEVIRVCEEIYLHCLQLLDTLRNRAVFSNQANLIRVRAQMAMACSSLLNIHNIKQNLTLGIKALRRIRLSAANTDEHREQGVPDMHSTPRRMNLSLQPKSSSMKSRPSWQQKDTIETDLQEITEKIEDLDLKLIYDLVSFPMEITNREATQCVAENTHCAASQKDDLTTSPCPCKIKGCSSLPELQQQMLLEELQVERLASRPQTPLVLPAAEASPRPPEPLDPAEDLRRLLEDRDPHEKMGLEDPEADLPPLIKALTHNSSTKLQLLQQSLQEEHLPSPQENKEKTARKAPAEESEHPQAEVVNVAFSPKSISRMAAARVSDRVFTETISMQPYPPICNDLTGEIEFSSVEWLDRNLFAGAEITEVYRELSKSISSQHLNFDEDPIFEPALNDTSFRKSPSTKRKRPCFINPELKGQNPGNVTQRRRTKIEKYHERPQDVTSREYNAWLQWWKSHLSLEDYLKYISTQELDYLGVVFHLYDSDDDENKKTRPLTLQEKESEKQREKIEALKSKKDEFVTGLWNVNSVMLGGLGKDPELEDDDCPKDDAPVSSKQKEQGAKLWSEQDKCGQMAERPEGSQLQTRLERIWSVLCFPDGMRQDMALKYSSNTHRDRLQEAIVEWERTAQLIQQRETVLAQLEQFEEDASDPNRFFQQGYGGSSMARMDESRRREKLNSQISALEKVLHKTIQEIEERFKDTVTYRGRPYREKMRWDRIEMLYWLQQERRIQALEKVIEGAGTVPLRLPPLESHQQGSCTHPTHSPTGNPHLDRESHCQLML; this is encoded by the exons ATGTCAGAGCTGGGACTGATTTGGCATGATCTGATTGCACTGGGCAGTGACCCCTCTCTGTCCCAGGAAGAGAATGAGCAGCTTCACAGCCAGATCTTTAGCGAGGTCATCCGGGTCTGCGAGGAGATTTACCTTCACTGCCTGCAGTTGCTGGACACGCTGAGGAACCGTGCTGTTTTCAGCAACCAGGCCAACCTCATCCGTGTGAGGGCACAGATGGCCATGGCCTGCAgcagtct TTTAAACATCCACAACATCAAGCAGAATCTCACTCTTGGAATCAAGGCATTGAGGAGGATCAGGCTCAGTGCTGCAAACACCGATGAACACAGGGAGCAGGGGGTGCCAGACATGCACTCTACTCCCCGTAGGATGAACTTATCTCTGCAGCCCAAGTCAAGCAGCATGAAAAGTAGGCCAAGCTGGCAACAGAAGGACACCATTGAAACTGACCTTCAAGAG ATCACTGAGAAGATTGAAGATCTGGACTTAAAGCTTATATATGATCTTGTTTCTTTTCCCATGGAGATCACTAATAGAGAAGCCACACAat GTGTTGCAGagaacacacactgtgctgcaaGTCAGAAAGATGACCTCACCACTAGTCCATGTCCCTGCAAAATTAAG ggTTGCAGCTCATTGccagagctgcagcagcagatgttgctggaggagctgcaggtggagCGGTTGGCATCTCGGCCCCAGACTCCGCTGGTGTTACCAGCCGCTGAGGCCAGCCCCAGACCGCCTGAACCCTTAGACCCAGCTGAGGACCTGAGGAG gctGTTAGAGGATAGGGATCCTCATGAGAAGATGGGGCTTGAAGACCCTGAAGCAGACCTTCCCCCTCTGATCAAAGCCCTGACCCACAATAGCTCCACCAAACTacagctgctgcagcagtcTCTGCAGGAGGAACACTTACCG AGTCCGCAGGAGAACAAGGAGAAGACGGCGAGGAAGGCCCCAGCGGAGGAATCGGAGCACCCCCAGGCGGAAGTCGTCAACGTTGCGTTCTCTCCCAAATCCATCTCCCGCATGGCAGCGGCCCGGGTTTCTGACAGGGTGTTCACGGAGACCATCAGCATGCAGCCATACCCGCCCATCTGCAATGACCTCACCGGGGAG ATCGAGTTCTCTTCAGTGGAATGGCTGGATCGCAACCTGTTCGCGGGAGCAGAAATAACTGAAGTTTACAGGGAATTATCAAAGAGTATTTCATCCCAGCATCTGAACTTTGACGAG GATCCAATATTTGAGCCAGCCCTGAACGATACCAGCTTCAGGAAATCACCCTCAACCAAAAGAAAGAGACCGTGTTTCATCAACCCTGAGCTGAAGGGACAGAATCCCGGTAATGTGACCCAGAG AAGAAGGACAAAAATTGAGAAGTACCATGAGAGACCACAGGATGTTACATCACGGGAATACAACGCCTGGCTGCAGTGGTGGAAATCCCACCTGTCTTTGGAGGACTATCTGAAGTATATCTCCACCCAG GAGTTAGATTACCTGGGAGTGGTGTTTCATCTGTACGACAGTGATGACGACGAAAACAAGAAGACTAGACCTCTTACGCttcaagagaaagagagcgaaaA GCAAAGGGAGAAGATTGAGGCTCTGAAGAGTAAAAAGGATGAATTTGTGACGGGGTTGTGGAACGTGAACTCCGTCATGCTCGGGGGACTAGGGAAGGATCCGGAACTAGAGG ATGATGATTGCCCAAAAGATGATGCACCTGTCAGCTCCAAACAG AAGGAGCAGGGAGCCAAGCTCTGGTCAGAGCAGGATAAGTGCGGCCAGATGGCCGAGAGGCCAGAGGGAAGTCAACTGCAGACGCGACTGGAGAGAATCTGGAGTGTCCTCTGCTTCCCGGACGGAATGCGACAGGACATGGCCCTCAAATACAGCTCCAACACACACAGGGACCGGCTTCAGGAG GCCATTGTGGAGTGGGAGCGAACTGCACAGTTGAtccagcagagggagacagTGCTTGCCCAACTGGAGCAATTTGAGGAGGATGCCTCTGACCCCAACAGATTCTTCCAGCAGG GTTATGGAGGCTCGTCGATGGCAAGGATGGATGAATCAAGGCGAAGGGAGAAACTAAACTCCCAGATATCAGCCCTGGAGAAGGTGCTGCACAAGACCATACAAGAGATTGAAGAGCGTTTCAAGGACACAGTTACGTACAGG GGAAGGCCCTACAGGGAGAAGATGCGCTGGGATCGCATTGAGATGCTGTACTGGCTGCAGCAAGAGCGACGCATCCAGGCCCTGGAGAAGGTCATAGAGGGTGCTGGGACTGTTCCTCTCAGACTCCCTCCACTGGAGTCACACCAGCAGGGCTCCTGCACACACCCCACTCATTCTCCAACAGGAAACCCCCACCTGGATCGAGAATCACACTGCCAGCTCATGCTCTGA
- the ccdc87 gene encoding coiled-coil domain-containing protein 87 isoform X1 yields MNRDAGVWQWGAGRRDKPVSGILMEAPMQSIPQRYRSILGSLSLFTQCKQNTGRVEERCPITPDLEGQRIAPTSLPELFHLVQCRMQVHSVLSSTSHEDQQTLAEVLMSELGLIWHDLIALGSDPSLSQEENEQLHSQIFSEVIRVCEEIYLHCLQLLDTLRNRAVFSNQANLIRVRAQMAMACSSLLNIHNIKQNLTLGIKALRRIRLSAANTDEHREQGVPDMHSTPRRMNLSLQPKSSSMKSRPSWQQKDTIETDLQEITEKIEDLDLKLIYDLVSFPMEITNREATQCVAENTHCAASQKDDLTTSPCPCKIKGCSSLPELQQQMLLEELQVERLASRPQTPLVLPAAEASPRPPEPLDPAEDLRRLLEDRDPHEKMGLEDPEADLPPLIKALTHNSSTKLQLLQQSLQEEHLPSPQENKEKTARKAPAEESEHPQAEVVNVAFSPKSISRMAAARVSDRVFTETISMQPYPPICNDLTGEIEFSSVEWLDRNLFAGAEITEVYRELSKSISSQHLNFDEDPIFEPALNDTSFRKSPSTKRKRPCFINPELKGQNPGNVTQRRRTKIEKYHERPQDVTSREYNAWLQWWKSHLSLEDYLKYISTQELDYLGVVFHLYDSDDDENKKTRPLTLQEKESEKQREKIEALKSKKDEFVTGLWNVNSVMLGGLGKDPELEDDDCPKDDAPVSSKQKEQGAKLWSEQDKCGQMAERPEGSQLQTRLERIWSVLCFPDGMRQDMALKYSSNTHRDRLQEAIVEWERTAQLIQQRETVLAQLEQFEEDASDPNRFFQQGYGGSSMARMDESRRREKLNSQISALEKVLHKTIQEIEERFKDTVTYRGRPYREKMRWDRIEMLYWLQQERRIQALEKVIEGAGTVPLRLPPLESHQQGSCTHPTHSPTGNPHLDRESHCQLML; encoded by the exons ATGGGGAGCAGGACGTCGGGATAAACCAGTCTCAGGGATACTTATGGAGGCACCCATGCAAAGCATCCCTCAGCGATACCGCAGCATTTTGGGATCGCTTTCCCTGTTCACTCAATGCAAGCAAAACACAG GCAGGGTTGAGGAGCGGTGCCCTATTACTCCTGACCTGGAGGGACAGAGGATAGCCCCTACCTCCCTGCCGGAGCTATTTCACCTGGTGCAGTGTAGGATGCAGGTGCATTCTGTCCTCTCCTCTACATCTCACGAGGATCAGCAGACACTG gcagagGTGCTGATGTCAGAGCTGGGACTGATTTGGCATGATCTGATTGCACTGGGCAGTGACCCCTCTCTGTCCCAGGAAGAGAATGAGCAGCTTCACAGCCAGATCTTTAGCGAGGTCATCCGGGTCTGCGAGGAGATTTACCTTCACTGCCTGCAGTTGCTGGACACGCTGAGGAACCGTGCTGTTTTCAGCAACCAGGCCAACCTCATCCGTGTGAGGGCACAGATGGCCATGGCCTGCAgcagtct TTTAAACATCCACAACATCAAGCAGAATCTCACTCTTGGAATCAAGGCATTGAGGAGGATCAGGCTCAGTGCTGCAAACACCGATGAACACAGGGAGCAGGGGGTGCCAGACATGCACTCTACTCCCCGTAGGATGAACTTATCTCTGCAGCCCAAGTCAAGCAGCATGAAAAGTAGGCCAAGCTGGCAACAGAAGGACACCATTGAAACTGACCTTCAAGAG ATCACTGAGAAGATTGAAGATCTGGACTTAAAGCTTATATATGATCTTGTTTCTTTTCCCATGGAGATCACTAATAGAGAAGCCACACAat GTGTTGCAGagaacacacactgtgctgcaaGTCAGAAAGATGACCTCACCACTAGTCCATGTCCCTGCAAAATTAAG ggTTGCAGCTCATTGccagagctgcagcagcagatgttgctggaggagctgcaggtggagCGGTTGGCATCTCGGCCCCAGACTCCGCTGGTGTTACCAGCCGCTGAGGCCAGCCCCAGACCGCCTGAACCCTTAGACCCAGCTGAGGACCTGAGGAG gctGTTAGAGGATAGGGATCCTCATGAGAAGATGGGGCTTGAAGACCCTGAAGCAGACCTTCCCCCTCTGATCAAAGCCCTGACCCACAATAGCTCCACCAAACTacagctgctgcagcagtcTCTGCAGGAGGAACACTTACCG AGTCCGCAGGAGAACAAGGAGAAGACGGCGAGGAAGGCCCCAGCGGAGGAATCGGAGCACCCCCAGGCGGAAGTCGTCAACGTTGCGTTCTCTCCCAAATCCATCTCCCGCATGGCAGCGGCCCGGGTTTCTGACAGGGTGTTCACGGAGACCATCAGCATGCAGCCATACCCGCCCATCTGCAATGACCTCACCGGGGAG ATCGAGTTCTCTTCAGTGGAATGGCTGGATCGCAACCTGTTCGCGGGAGCAGAAATAACTGAAGTTTACAGGGAATTATCAAAGAGTATTTCATCCCAGCATCTGAACTTTGACGAG GATCCAATATTTGAGCCAGCCCTGAACGATACCAGCTTCAGGAAATCACCCTCAACCAAAAGAAAGAGACCGTGTTTCATCAACCCTGAGCTGAAGGGACAGAATCCCGGTAATGTGACCCAGAG AAGAAGGACAAAAATTGAGAAGTACCATGAGAGACCACAGGATGTTACATCACGGGAATACAACGCCTGGCTGCAGTGGTGGAAATCCCACCTGTCTTTGGAGGACTATCTGAAGTATATCTCCACCCAG GAGTTAGATTACCTGGGAGTGGTGTTTCATCTGTACGACAGTGATGACGACGAAAACAAGAAGACTAGACCTCTTACGCttcaagagaaagagagcgaaaA GCAAAGGGAGAAGATTGAGGCTCTGAAGAGTAAAAAGGATGAATTTGTGACGGGGTTGTGGAACGTGAACTCCGTCATGCTCGGGGGACTAGGGAAGGATCCGGAACTAGAGG ATGATGATTGCCCAAAAGATGATGCACCTGTCAGCTCCAAACAG AAGGAGCAGGGAGCCAAGCTCTGGTCAGAGCAGGATAAGTGCGGCCAGATGGCCGAGAGGCCAGAGGGAAGTCAACTGCAGACGCGACTGGAGAGAATCTGGAGTGTCCTCTGCTTCCCGGACGGAATGCGACAGGACATGGCCCTCAAATACAGCTCCAACACACACAGGGACCGGCTTCAGGAG GCCATTGTGGAGTGGGAGCGAACTGCACAGTTGAtccagcagagggagacagTGCTTGCCCAACTGGAGCAATTTGAGGAGGATGCCTCTGACCCCAACAGATTCTTCCAGCAGG GTTATGGAGGCTCGTCGATGGCAAGGATGGATGAATCAAGGCGAAGGGAGAAACTAAACTCCCAGATATCAGCCCTGGAGAAGGTGCTGCACAAGACCATACAAGAGATTGAAGAGCGTTTCAAGGACACAGTTACGTACAGG GGAAGGCCCTACAGGGAGAAGATGCGCTGGGATCGCATTGAGATGCTGTACTGGCTGCAGCAAGAGCGACGCATCCAGGCCCTGGAGAAGGTCATAGAGGGTGCTGGGACTGTTCCTCTCAGACTCCCTCCACTGGAGTCACACCAGCAGGGCTCCTGCACACACCCCACTCATTCTCCAACAGGAAACCCCCACCTGGATCGAGAATCACACTGCCAGCTCATGCTCTGA